The DNA segment GCCATGCAGGCCAGTACGCCACCGACGACGAGCACGCCGAGGACTGCGGGCGAGAGCGGTCGACCGTCGCGCCCTTCTGCGGAGGCGAGATACGAGATAAACGCCGGATACAGCGGCAGGACGCAGACGGTCGTCAGCGGCGTTCCAACGCCGATAACGAACAGTTCGAAGAGTCGTGCGGCGAGGGTCATGGGTAGCTCCCAATTGCGGTCATAAGTAACAACCGTCCTCGAGTGCGGCCTCGAGGGTGTCGGCGGATTTCACCCCATCCTCGAGTCGCTGTACGGTTCCGTCCGAACATCGCAAGACGACGGGAGCACTGGGCGGGTTCGCCATCGACTCGCCAAACTCGTCGACGAGGCTCCTGGTGACTTCGGGCGGCGCGACCGAAAAGTACCAGTCGAACCCGTGTTCGTTGGCGTGCTCGCGGACGGCGTCTGCGTCCTCGTTCGGGTCTACGTTGAGGCCGACCGTGATGACCTCGTCGCCGACGCGTTCGTGTAACGTCGCCGACTCGTGTTGTTGTTGTCGACAGGTGGAACACCAGACGGCGAAGGTTTCGAGAAAGACCGGCCGATCGAAATCTGCGACGGCAAACCAGTCGCCGGTCAAAACGTCCTCGAGTTCGGTCGTCTCCCAGACTGAACCAGTTTGCGTGTCGGCATCGTTCGACTGGTCGTCGCCGTCGGGCTGATTTTCGTCGTCGTTACCGTTTCCTGCGTCGGTCGATTGGGTTCCAGCACCCTCCGAGCCGTCTCCTTCGGTGTCGGCCTCTCCTTCGTGGTGACCGTTCTGATCGGTCGCCCCTTCACTCGGTTCGTCGCCATCCGTGTCGCCCTCTAGACAGCCGGCACCGGCGATTGTACCGCCCGCGAGGACACTGAGGAGGGCGCGTCGTGATGGTGTCGCCATAGGCGGCCGGAACAACGGACCCGTATATATACCGGCTGTGGTCGTGTGCTTCCCACACACCCGATTTCACCGTAGGCGGCCCGAAAAAGTCGGTATCGGGTCCCTACGGACTTACGGGCCAACGGGTGCTTCGATCCGGACCTCGGTGTGTCCGCCGATTTCGAACCCCCTGAACTCGAGTGCGTTGGCTTATTACCTTCGAGTTCACTCGACCAGTTGGCCTCGAGTACGTTGGCGCTTCACCCTCGACGGGGTTCGACCTCTTGTATAGTAGCCAGTGGAAGTCATTGTACACCCTCTCACAAGACGGCGTCGTGAGAGGTGTGTACATCGTTTCACTGGCTACTATAGTATCGCTTGAAGGTCGCGATGGAACTGATCGCCGTCAGCGGGATTTGTCACTGTGTGCCGCTCAGCGACGAACCAATCCGTCGTTGCTCAGGAAGCGACGACAACGAACGTTCATACGGTTTCCGTCGTTTTACCGATGATTGCCCGTAGCGGGGCGACAATCACCGAAAAAGGGTACAGCATACCGTATCACCCGACGACGAGCCAGGCGAACTCGTAGGCGTAAATGTGATCGAGCATGAGGTACGTGACGACGCCCAGAATCAGACTCAACAGCCAGGCGCCAGCGGCAAAGCGGCCGACTCGAGCGTGGGCAGTCTCGCGGAGTTCGGCGGGCGTGTGTGTTAGCCCGAGCAGGAGTGCGTACAGCACCAGCGGGACGGCCAGAATCGAGAGCAGAATGTGGATTGCGAGCATCGCCAGATACGCGGAGGTGACGAGGTCGGGGCCGACGAACTGTTTGGTTCCGCCCCCGCCGACGCGAACCAGGTAGACGACCAGAAATAGCAGGATGAGGGCGAAGGCAGTTACCATCGAGTAGCGGTGTTTTTCGACGTCCCCGGCGCGGATGTAGTACCAACCGGCGGCCAGAAACATGGTCGTCGTCGCGTTGATAACCGCGATGACGCTCGAGAAGAGGTTCACCTGCTCGTTGCTCAACTCGGGATAGATGGGGAGGTCGAGAACGAACGTTCCGATGACGAGACTGTAGCCGACGACTGTGAGGACGATGGCCGTCTCGAGCGTGTTGTTCCGCACTCGTTGTCGTGCGGTCGCGGTCGCAGGAGCCATTACTCGAGGTTAGGGAAACGGGGGTATTTGTCTTGTCGTTCCGGAACGCCTGGGTGTCCACACGATGTTATGTATTGTCTGTGAAGTAATTCATTCGCAAATTGCTACTTAACACTACTATACCACTATCCAACACTACTATACCACTACTTAACACTACTAATGGTGTAGTATATGTCAGCCCTGCGTAATCGATGGATGTCACGGTAGGCGTGTAGATCGTTACATTGTGTACATCGTTACATTGTGCACCTCGTTTCACTGTGCACCCTGCTTCACTGTGTACCTCGTTTCCCTTGCTTCACAATTGCGTCTGGCACCCAACGAGAAAGGTTGCGTCGAACGCCACCTTTTTGCCTGCTGGTCGCCCAGGGAAGTGTACATGGTCTCACAGACGATGGATCGAGTTCCGAGTCGTTTCTAAATGCTTTTTCCTGTCCACACGCGCTCCACCCGTGAGCGTCAGCGAGGTCGGTGATCGTCGATGTTGAAAAACACCGCAACTCGAGCGACCGCTCTCGAGGCTGCGGGCCTCGACGCCGTAGCGATCAAACCGGCTGAGTGTACGGTCTCCGACGCCGTCGACCTGCCGGTCGAAACGGTCGCAATCGATTACGAAGGGCGAGCACACCTGCCCGATTTCGATACGCTCGAGGCACTGGCCGAATCCGGAGCGGTCCGTCTGACGACGCCGGTTCGCGCCGACGGATTCGACCCGCTCGGCGACGATTCGTTGGTGCCGACGATTCCCGACGGCGTCGACCGGGTGCTCGTGGCCGGTCACGCCGCGTACCTCACGGAAGCCGAGCAGACCCGGTCGGTCGCCCCGCGCCTCGGTGCTGCCCTCGAGCGGGCCCCCGACGCCTGGGTCGGCACCGAAAGCGTCGAACGGATCGCGATGGCGACCGGTGCAACCCAGTACGACCTGCTGTCGCGCACGACCGAGCGGGAGGTGCGCGCGGTCCGGGCCGCCGGCTTCGACGGCGACATCGTCGTCTACGCGCCGACTGTCTTGACCGCAGACGAAGACGCCGTTCTCGATGCCGTCGGTGCGTACGTCTCGAGACGCCGACCGGTCGCTCGAGCCTTGCCCGATGGTGCACCCACTGACGCCTCGGCGACGGGGCGCGCACGCGAGGTCTTGCTCGCAGCGGCCGAGGACTACGCGCTGGTCGGGACGGCCGATGCGGTCGGTACACAGACGGCGGCACTGCGGGAAGCAGGCGTGACGACCGTCGCTGGGTATCCAGCCCGGGGGCTCGAGTCGTTCCTCGAGTAGGGCTGTACACGTTTCCTCGAATCGAGTTCGATAGTCACGTGAGATGCTATTAAGTCACTGCCCCACGACCCTCTCCGTATGCCGTTCGATGTCAAAGAAACCGTGCTTCCGGGAGTTGGCAAACGCTACGAACTGTATCTCGATGCGAACCGTAGCATTGCCATCGTGGTTCGTTCATCGGGGGAACGACAGGTGTACTTTCGGGAGAATCCAAACGACGATTACGAGGAACAGTACGCGCTGACGGACTCACAGGCGCGGACGCTAGGGCTCTTTCTGGTCGGGGCGTACTACCAGCCCATCGCAGGACAGCTTTCCGAGGAAACCAGCAGCGGAGAACACATCCAGTGGTATTCGGTCACTGAGGAGTCCGGTCTCGCCGGTGCTCGCGAAGACGAGGTCGTGATCGAATCGAAAACTGAGACGACGCTCCTCGGCCTCGAGCGCGACGGCGAGGTCAGGTCGGTGATCGAGAACGACGTCGTCTTCGAGGTCGGAGACCGACTCATCGTTATCGGGACGGCGGATGCACATCAGGAACTCGAGCGATTGTTGGACAGGATTTCGTAGCAACGTCGTATCCGTCCGCGTACTTCCTCCCGGCTTCCTTCTTTCGACGCCCAGTCACCGATACTATAAGTGGCCGGCCCGCCCACCGTCTGGCAATGACTCTGCTCGCCGAACAGACGACGACAGAGGCGGCGACGACGCTCGAGGGTGCCGACGTCGCCGTCTTGCCCGTCGGAAGCACGGAGCAACACGGACCAGCGCTCCCGCTGGGAATGGACCACATGGCTGCCGAGGCGTTCGCGAAGACCGCCCGGGAGCGCGATGACGCCGTCGTCTTGCCGACGATTCCGGTCGGCGTCAGCGTCCATCACCGTCAGTTCGACGGGACGCTGTACGTCTCCGAGGAGGCGTTCGAATCGTTCGTCAGAGAGACACTCGAGAGTCTGGCCGAACACGGGTGTCGGAAGGCCGTGGTTGTGAACGGTCACGGCGGGAATTCGAACGCGCTTCGCAGCGCGGCACGAACGCTTCGTGATGCGGAAACGATGTTCGCTCCACCGTGGAACTGGTGGGATAGCGTTGGGGACCTCGCCGACGAGTTATTCGAGGAGGCCGGCGGCCACGCAGACGCCATGGAATCGAGCGTCCTCTGGCACGTTCGCGAGGACCTGATTCGACCGGCCGAACTCGAGGCCGCCGAGGCGGGAGCCAGCGACGGCTGGGGCGAGTCCGTCCACGGAGCCAATCTGGGATTCGACACCATCGACTTCTCGGAGTCTGGTGCCGTCGGAAAGCCGACGCAGGCGAGCCCGGAGGCGGGCGCTCAGCTATTTGGGGCTGCTCGGGATGAACTGCACGCGCTGCTCGATTGGTTAGTCGAGCGTCCGCTCGAGTCGTGCTGGTCACGGGGGCACGTATGAGCGACGGTCCGGTGGAGGCTCCTGGGCTTGACGGGTCTGATATCGCCGTCGGCGCGGACGCGTTCGTCGACCGTGGTGCCGGTCTCGAGGTCGCCGTCGTCGGAGCGGGTGCGGTCGGCGCGACGGCCGCCTACGACCTGGCGCGGGAGGGCGCGTCAGTCACCCTGTACGAGAAAGGCGGGATTGCGAGTGGCTCGAGCGGGCGGGCGGCAGGCGTCTGTTACAACGCGTTTGCCGACGAACTGGACGCCGAGATTGCGGCCGACGCCATCGAACGCTTTCGCACGCTTTCGGGCGACGAGACGTTCCCGTTCACGGAGTGCCCGTACGTCTGGCTCGTGCGCGAGGGCGACGACCAACGAGTCGACCTGATCCGTGGGGGTATTCGGGAGATGCAAGAAAACGGGGTGGTCGCCCTCGAGGTCGGTCCCGACGAACTGGCCGAGCGTTTCCCCGATCTGCGAACTGACGACGTAGCCGTTGGGGGTATCGCTGGGGCTGCCGGCTACACTGACCCTGCCAGATACACGGCCTGTCTGGCTGCGGCAGCAAGCGGGGCTGGTGCCACCATCGAGACGGAGACGCCCGTCGGGGTTCGAACCGACCCGCCACGAGTCGTACCGACGGCCGATTCGAACTCGGTCGACGACGAACGCGAGTACGACGCCGTCCTCGTCGCGGCAGGCGGCCACACGAAGGCTATTCTCGAGGCTGCGAGTGTCCCGATAGCCATGAAGCCCTATCGCGTCCAGGCGCTGACGGCAACCGAAACGATTACCGAACCGATGTGTTACGACGCGACGGGCGGATTTTACGTCCGGCCGCACGAGATGGGCCTACTCGCCGGCAACGGGACGGAGACGGTCGAGATCGACCCGGATTCGTACGATCGATCGGCCAACCCCGACTTTGCGGCGTCGCTGATCGACCGCGTCACCCACCGATTTCCCGACCTCGAGGTCGACGAAAACGCGGTCGCTCGAGCCTGGGCAGGCGTCTGTACGGCCACGCCAGATCAGGACCCGCTCGTGGGCGAGGTAGCGCAAGGCGTGTACGTCGCGACTGGATTCCAGGGGCACGGCTTCATGCGTGCTCCGGCTATCGGTGCACAGGTCGCCGATCAGCTGCTCGGCGGCGACGGAATCGATCGATTCGACCCAACACGTTTCGACGGCGACGAATCGTTCGACATCGTGGAAGGAATGGATCTCGACGGCCTCGAGTGACCGGTCGTATTTCTGCGCTCCCCGTTAATCGTCGGAGTTGACGGTCGTTTCGGAATCCGTTTCGTCGCTGATACCGGATTCGGCCGTCGGCGTCTCGTCTTGGAACTCGTGGGGTTCCTCGTTCGATGGGACTGGCGAATCCTCCTCGCCGCCCTCGCTCGAACCCTCTTTTGGGATCGATATCTGGAGGGTGCCGCTGTCGGTCAACTTGGCGGTGCCGGCATCAGGGTCGACGACTGCGTCGTCTGGGAGGGCTGCGTCCCCATCGAGGGCCATCCCTCGGCCGGGGAATCGCATCTCGAAGCCGTCGTGATACGATCGAAACCGGTCGATTCGAATCTTTACGTCCCCGTCGAGATACCGAACTTGCAGGTCCTCGGGCTCCGTGCCCGGGGCGTCGAAAACGACCAGATAGGAGGACTCGTTCTCGAGGATGTCGACGGGAAGGGATCGATGCTCCTGGACGTGACTGCTGGCGCGACCGACCTGCCGGTAGAGCGCGCCACCGACGGTCTCTCGCCACGATTTGAAATTCACTTACGTTCACCTCACGGGGACGGCCTTCAGGGAAGCCATCCGGGGCGTGTTCCCCACCTACATAGCTGTATGCTGTCCCAGTTGTTATTCTTTTTGGGTGTGCTAAATAAACGTCAGACAATTCGGTCTGGATTCGCCCCAGGCGTGTTTCGAGTGGATTTTCCGTGGGATTAAACGTTGATCGCGACGAGACAATCCGTCCCGCCACAGACGGGACACTGCAGTTCGGAGACGCCGTAGTCGTCCGGCACGTCGTAGGTGTAGTGGTTCTCGAACATATCGAGGAAGCACTCGTCGTTGGTACACTCGATTTCCTGGGTTGGTGGCATGGAAGGGGGTTGTGCGAGCAACGGTATCAAACCACGGTTCGCGGCACTCGCCGCGTGTCGTCTCGAGAGAGCCAGCGTGTACGTCTCGAGTGACCTCTCTCGAGTGAGTAGCTCGGCTGGGCGGTGGATGTTCGATCCCCAGTGGGACCATGGAGACTCCAGACAGTCACGGTTTTACCGCTCGAGGGGCTACCCAGAGCCATGACTGACCCCGAAACGCTCTCGGTGACGATCGTCGACGGCTACGTCGACGAGCCCGCCCACTTCGGGGTGCCGCCGTACGTGTCGACCTATCCGCGCTATACCGCGGGCGCGCTGGTCGATGCCGGCGTCCCACGCGAAGCGATTACCTATCACACCATCGACGGCCTCCGAGACGAGCCAAACCGGTGGCAGGACGTCGACGAGGCGGACCTGTTGCTCTATCTCGGCGGGATGACCGTCCCCGGAAAGTACGTCGGGGGCACGCCAGCGGAACCCGACGAAGTTCGAAAGCTCGCCTGGACGGCCAGTGGCACGAGTCTGATGGGGGGCCCCGTCAAGTTCGGCGTCGGTGACGCCAACGAGGGAGCGACCGAAACCGAACGCCAGGACCTGGACTTCGATTTCGTCGCCAAAGGTGACGTCGAAGCAGCCGTCTACGATCTGGTTGAAAGCGGCCTCGAGGGGTTCAACAACCGAATGCGCGACGTCGAGGAAGCCAGCCGCTGGGCACGAGCGGGCGCGTTCGTCGTCGAGCAACACCCGAACCATCCGGAGTACCTGATCTGTGAACTCGAGACCGGTCGTGGCTGTGCCTACCGATGTTCGTTCTGTACGGAACCGCTCTACGGAAATCCCTCGTTTCGGCCGCCGTCGTCGGTTATCGAGGAGGTCGACGCGCTTTCAGCCCACGGCGTCACCAACTTCCGCATCGGTCGACAGGCCGACATTCTGGCCTACGGCGGCGACGGGGAAGCGCCCAATCCCGATGCGCTCCGGGAACTGTACGAAGGAATCCGTGCTGTCGCACCGGACCTCGAGACCCTGCATCTCGACAATATGAACCCGATCACCATCGCGAAGTGGCCCGACCAATCTCGCGAGGGTATTCGGATCATCGCCGAACACAATACGCCGGGAGACACCGCCGCGTTCGGCCTCGAGTCGGCCGATCCGGTCGTTCAGGAGGCGAACAACCTCAACGTCTCCGCCGAGGAGTGTCTCGAGGCCGTTCGTATCGTCAACGAGGCTGGCGGCTGGCGTCCGGGTGAGAAACCGGGCACGGGGCCGTCGACGGGGCCGGACGCTGCGGGGCGATTGCCGAAGTTACTCCCCGGGATCAACCTCCTGCACGGGCTGATGGACGAACGCGAGGAAACCTACGACCACAACCTCGAGTTCCTCCAGCAGGTGTACGACGAGGGCCTGATGCTTCGTCGGGTCAACATCCGGCAGGTGATGGCCTTTTCGGGTACCGAGATGGCTGACACCGGCGCGAGTATCGCACATTCGCACAAGAAACTGTTCAAGAAATACAAACGCGAGGTGCGCGAGACGATAGATAATCCGATGTTACAGCGGCTCGCCCCGCCGGGAACCGTCCTGGAGGACGTCTACCTCGAGTATCATCAGGACGGAAAGACGTTCGGTCGGCAGCTCGGGACGTATCCGCTGTTGGTCGGTATTCCGGGTGAACGGCCGCTCGGAACGAGTCTCGACGTTGCGATCGTCGATCACGGCTTCCGATCAGTGACTGCTGTCCCCTATCCGCTCGACCTCAACGTCGCGTCGATGGACGAACTCACGGCGATTCCGGGTGTCGGAAAGCGACGGGCTGGCGACGTCGTCGTCAACCGGCCTCACGAAACGGTTCAGGGGGTGAACGCCGATCTCGAGACGTCGGTCGACCTCTCGTCGTTCACGACGGTTTCGCGGCCGACGACGCTCGAGTGAGCTGGCAAGGATGATTTCACTCGAGCAATGTCGGCTCGCGTCCGACCCACTGTGAACCGCAACACCGCCAAAACGGCGTTCCCGAACCCGGAAATCGAGGGCTGCGGTCGGTAGTTCTATTACGTGTGGGATTCTGACTGATAACTGAGGGTCTACCTGTGGAAATATCTGAAAAACTCCTGTGTCTTTTCAGCACAGATGTCGTAGAAGAAGACGACCGTTACGTTATCGAAATACCGCGTCAGGAAGTCGAAACTGGCGACGTCGAACCGGGTGACATCTACCGGGTTGCGCTGATATCTCGTGAGCGAGAGACCGAAGAGTCGACGACTGCAACGGATGCATCGTCGTCGGCGACGGCACCGTCGCGGCCGGCCGCACCGTCTGAACCCCAGCCACCGGTCGACGTTGGGGAGACGCGCTACGTCGAAATCGAAGACATCGGGAAACAGGGTGACGGCATCGCTCGCGTCGAACGCGGCTATGTAATCATCGTTCCCGGTGCCGAAGTCGGTGAACGCGTCAAAGTCGAAGTAAGCGAAGTCAAATCGAACTTCGCCGTCGGCGAGATAATCGAAGAAACCTTTTAACTCGGTGGGGTCGAGCCCCTCCCAAACGCCGATCTCTGCGTGAAACCATCGGTTTCACGCCTGTTCGGGTTTGGGAAGCCACTATGGGTGCTCGAGCGGCGTTCCATCCGGCCGTTTTGGCCCTTCTGAGTCGTGGACAACGACCCCCTCCGCGTCGACTGGCTGATATCGCTCCAGAACCGCTATTGCCTCTTCGAGTTCCCGTATCGCTCGGCGTTTTAACCCCGCTGCCAGCGTCTCTGCTTCTTTGCGGTCGATGTCCCGGCCCAACCCTTCACACTCGTGGGCGCGGACGATGCCGGCTTCGTCGACGGCTTCGCCCATCGGTTGACTCGTTCCCTCGAGGGCGACGCTGAACGGATAGGTCCGACAGATCAGCGGGCGGTTTTCGTGGACGGTGCATCCACCGCCGTCGGCGGTCGGGTCGTAAAACGTACAGTCACCACACCCGTCGGTTTGGAGCGCCCACTCGAACGTTTCGCCCTCGGGGCCGTCCGTCCCGTCGCGGAGACCATACGGCATCGGTCTGGCGACGTCTCGCCAGTCGTACTCGGTGTCGGTATCAGCCCCCTGTGACTCTCCCAACGTCCGAACTTCGTCCGGAAACACCGTCGCCGTATGTTCGTCCGCTTCCGTCCCCCGGCAGCACGCGCCACAGTGGGTACACTCGAAACCGATCGATTCGATGGCGTCGGCGAGCGCATCCACCTCGAGGTCCCTGGCGGCCTCGAGTTCGTCAACGAGGCTGTTCACGTCTATTCACTGGGACGCGACTCGTATAGACGTCCCGTTTTGGAGCGAAATGCAACGGGTACGCACACTGCTGTCCTGGTGGTGCTCTTCATACGGTTTCCTGTACCGTTTTATGAGTGATTGCCCATACCGAGTCGGCAATCACCGGGAAGAGATGACAGTAAACCGTATCACACCGTCGCCCGGGTACCGTCCCACGTTAGCGCCCCTTCGACGGCCAGTTTCTCGAGGTGGGCGACGACCGTCGCTCGAGCGAGGTCGAACACGTGCGAAACGTCCTTTTCGTATGCCACATCGACGATTGCCTCCGGGCTGGAAGCACCACCGGCGACCGCAACGAGTACCCGCCGTTCACGCTCGAGTCGGTGGGCGAGCAGTCGCTCGAGGACCTCTTGGGGCGCCTCTATTGTGGGCCCATGACCGGGATACAGGCGCTGGGCGTCGTGAGTACGGAGTCGTCGAAGCGTACTCAGGTAGGCGCGCATATCTCCTTCGGGGGCGGTCACGGCAACGCTTCCGTCGGCGATTGCACAATCTCCGACGAGAATAGCCGCCGGTGGCTCGTCCGAACTGTCCACCGATTCCCGGAGCCCAAACGCGACGTGTCCGGTCGTGTGTCCCGGCGCATCGATACACTCGAGCGTCCCGTTCTCGAGCGGTATCGTCTCTCCTGGAACGAATGTCTGGTCGGGTTCGACACCGGTCGCCTCGGTGAACGATCGCTCCCGGCCAGCGCGAGCCCAGACCGTCGCGTCAAACCGCTCGGCGTACGTCGCCACACCACCCACGTGATCAGGATGACAGTGTGTCACGCAGATGTGCTCCACCGTTCGGTTGCTCAGTGCGTCTTCGAGGTCCTGGTCGGGGGTGGCGGGGTCGACGAGCACGACAGGATCGATCCCGATGATGTACGCGTTGGTTCGGCCGGTCGGGACAGCGGCGGGAACGGACAACGGCACTCGGGTAACCTCGGACAGCTTCACTGTTCGTCAGTCGCCCCAGCGAAGTGAAGAGTGTGGTGGTACGAATCGTGTATCCAACGCGGTTTCTGATCGCTCTCGGGCGTGATGAAAAGGGGTGTTGACGGTGGACACCGGAGTGTATGACAGTAACCCGGACGCCAGTCGGCGTCGTCCGGGCGTGGTTGGACGTCGAGACACGGTCGCAGCCGTCTTCTCGACTGGCGGTGCGGCTGGGTTAGTGTTTGAGGTAGTAGACCTGCTTTCGCGCGTCACGGAAACTGTAGCGCGAGTCGATGAGGCCAACGTCCTCGAGGCGGTTGAGCGCGTATCGGACGGTGCGATCCGGGAGGAGCGATTCCTCGGCGAGTTGTCCCTGCGAGAGCGGGGAGTCCGATTCGAGAACCTTGGCGACGAGTTTGGCACTCGGTGGCAGATCGCGAAGGCGGTCACGGTATTCAGCCTCGGAGAGGATCTCCTCGGCGGCTACGGCATGGTCGTCAGCTGTACTCATGCTCATGCAACACACGATTGGGTAGGTGGTCGTAAACCTTCCCTATATGGGGATACGAACAATTGAGATTATAATAGGTGTATAAGGCACATACATATCCGAGTCCGCAGACACTTTTGTCGCCGCCCTCGAGGGTGGGGTATGGAACCAATTCCCGACTCGTTTCTGGACCTCTTCGACCGTAAAACGGTTGCTCACTTCGCGACGATGATGCCCGATGGGACACCGCAAGTGACACCCGTCTGGATCGACGTCGACGAGGAGGGGTACGTGCTGGTGAACACGGCCCGAAATCGGCAGAAAGAGCAGAACGTCCAGCAAAACCCGAAGGTTGGCGTATCGATTCCGGACCCCGAGGATCCGTACCGATATCTCTCCATCCGTGGTGAAGTCGAGGCGGTCACGACCGAGGGTGCAGTCGACCACATCGACTCGCTCACACAGCGGTACTTCGAACGCGAGGAATACCCACATCATGGCGAGGAGGTGGGCGAGCGCGTGATTATCCGTATACGACCGGACCGTGTCGTCGCGAGCGGAGACTGATAGGAGCGCAAATTCTGGCACGCTCGAGTGCGTTCATCCGGCTGCTGTGCCGAGTAACAGCAGTCCCTGTCAGTCGATGCTAGCGTTCAACACCGGACGGTCAGCCTCGAGTAACACGGACTGAGTGACGCTGCCGAAGAGGGCTTTGCCCGTTGGTGTTCGCTGGCGGCCGGAAACGCAAATCGCGTCGGCAGCCACCGACTCGGCGGCCTGGAGGATTTCGGTGGCCGGTTCGCCGCTGGCCTCTCGGAGTTCATACTCGACATCGGCATCCTCGAGGACGCCGATGGCTCGGCGAACCGATGAGAGGCGATTGACGGACGCGCCTTCGGGATTATCGTCGAACACGTGAAGCAATACGGCCTTAACGTTGCTTGCAGCTTCGGGGAGTGATGCGACGGCGGTTGCCTGAGCGATAGCCCGATCGTTGGACGTGTCGATAGCGAGTAAGACAGTGTACATACTGATACATTCGGCTCGGCGGTAAAAATAACTCCGGCGCGTGGAGTGATCACCCGATCGTGTTCGCCCTCTGTTATAAATGCCGTCTATACGCGGCTAAACGTTTATTCACTGCAATAAAGATCATGAACTATGCCTACAGATAACACATCGCGTGGTAGTCGCCGTCGGTTCTTGCAGGCCGCTGGGGCGACGGGTGCCGTGACGTTTGCCGGGTGCGTCGGGGAACTGGACGATGACGATGATACCGTAGCCGACGACGGTAACGGTGAAGAGCCGGCGTTTGATACGGTACAACTCGCCGTCATCGAACCGTATACCGGGCCCTTCAGCGATCTCGGGGAAGAGCGAACACAAGGGACCGAACTGGCGATCGAACAGGTCAACGATAGCGACGAGTTCGATTTCGAAATCGAATACGAAACGTACGATTCACAGTCCGACCCGGAAGACGCACTGACGGAAGCGAGGGACGCCGTCGAAGCAGACGGGGCCCAGTTCATCACCGGCTGTATCTCCAGTGACGTTGCCCTGGCGATGAACGACTTCGCTCTCGAGAACGAGGTCGTCTACACCCCGGGCGCTGCAGACATCGCGATCACCGGTGAGCGCTGTAACGAGTACGTGTTCCGATTCGAGACGAGCACTGCTCAGATCGCCGAGGTCATGGCCCAGTGGACGTACGAAGAGCTCGGTGATCGGATCTTCTATCACATTGCCGATTACGCCTACGGCCAATCAGTGATGAACGAGTTCGAATCCCGAATGCAGGCTCTCAGTGATTCCTACGAGAAGGTAGGAGAAACCCGGGCGGAGTTCGG comes from the Natronosalvus amylolyticus genome and includes:
- a CDS encoding MBL fold metallo-hydrolase is translated as MKLSEVTRVPLSVPAAVPTGRTNAYIIGIDPVVLVDPATPDQDLEDALSNRTVEHICVTHCHPDHVGGVATYAERFDATVWARAGRERSFTEATGVEPDQTFVPGETIPLENGTLECIDAPGHTTGHVAFGLRESVDSSDEPPAAILVGDCAIADGSVAVTAPEGDMRAYLSTLRRLRTHDAQRLYPGHGPTIEAPQEVLERLLAHRLERERRVLVAVAGGASSPEAIVDVAYEKDVSHVFDLARATVVAHLEKLAVEGALTWDGTRATV
- a CDS encoding PPOX class F420-dependent oxidoreductase, giving the protein MEPIPDSFLDLFDRKTVAHFATMMPDGTPQVTPVWIDVDEEGYVLVNTARNRQKEQNVQQNPKVGVSIPDPEDPYRYLSIRGEVEAVTTEGAVDHIDSLTQRYFEREEYPHHGEEVGERVIIRIRPDRVVASGD
- a CDS encoding radical SAM protein, whose product is MTDPETLSVTIVDGYVDEPAHFGVPPYVSTYPRYTAGALVDAGVPREAITYHTIDGLRDEPNRWQDVDEADLLLYLGGMTVPGKYVGGTPAEPDEVRKLAWTASGTSLMGGPVKFGVGDANEGATETERQDLDFDFVAKGDVEAAVYDLVESGLEGFNNRMRDVEEASRWARAGAFVVEQHPNHPEYLICELETGRGCAYRCSFCTEPLYGNPSFRPPSSVIEEVDALSAHGVTNFRIGRQADILAYGGDGEAPNPDALRELYEGIRAVAPDLETLHLDNMNPITIAKWPDQSREGIRIIAEHNTPGDTAAFGLESADPVVQEANNLNVSAEECLEAVRIVNEAGGWRPGEKPGTGPSTGPDAAGRLPKLLPGINLLHGLMDEREETYDHNLEFLQQVYDEGLMLRRVNIRQVMAFSGTEMADTGASIAHSHKKLFKKYKREVRETIDNPMLQRLAPPGTVLEDVYLEYHQDGKTFGRQLGTYPLLVGIPGERPLGTSLDVAIVDHGFRSVTAVPYPLDLNVASMDELTAIPGVGKRRAGDVVVNRPHETVQGVNADLETSVDLSSFTTVSRPTTLE
- a CDS encoding ABC transporter substrate-binding protein; the protein is MPTDNTSRGSRRRFLQAAGATGAVTFAGCVGELDDDDDTVADDGNGEEPAFDTVQLAVIEPYTGPFSDLGEERTQGTELAIEQVNDSDEFDFEIEYETYDSQSDPEDALTEARDAVEADGAQFITGCISSDVALAMNDFALENEVVYTPGAADIAITGERCNEYVFRFETSTAQIAEVMAQWTYEELGDRIFYHIADYAYGQSVMNEFESRMQALSDSYEKVGETRAEFGATDFEAYITQIEGEAANADAVIIGSTGGDLVGFLAQASDRGLYDEIPVVSTTASFTPVRAGAGEAAVGVYSGVRYTPEADTGDNQAFVEAYQDAYDAVPDNFSRVGYESVRMVATGIQEAGSNDPTVVKDVLPGLEQDTIFGPNEFRECDGQAVNPVWMSQLVEGDGDMADVDILFDLDGEDAIPDCEETGCER
- a CDS encoding TRAM domain-containing protein, translating into MEISEKLLCLFSTDVVEEDDRYVIEIPRQEVETGDVEPGDIYRVALISRERETEESTTATDASSSATAPSRPAAPSEPQPPVDVGETRYVEIEDIGKQGDGIARVERGYVIIVPGAEVGERVKVEVSEVKSNFAVGEIIEETF
- a CDS encoding universal stress protein is translated as MYTVLLAIDTSNDRAIAQATAVASLPEAASNVKAVLLHVFDDNPEGASVNRLSSVRRAIGVLEDADVEYELREASGEPATEILQAAESVAADAICVSGRQRTPTGKALFGSVTQSVLLEADRPVLNASID
- a CDS encoding MarR family transcriptional regulator; its protein translation is MSMSTADDHAVAAEEILSEAEYRDRLRDLPPSAKLVAKVLESDSPLSQGQLAEESLLPDRTVRYALNRLEDVGLIDSRYSFRDARKQVYYLKH
- a CDS encoding YkgJ family cysteine cluster protein, whose amino-acid sequence is MNSLVDELEAARDLEVDALADAIESIGFECTHCGACCRGTEADEHTATVFPDEVRTLGESQGADTDTEYDWRDVARPMPYGLRDGTDGPEGETFEWALQTDGCGDCTFYDPTADGGGCTVHENRPLICRTYPFSVALEGTSQPMGEAVDEAGIVRAHECEGLGRDIDRKEAETLAAGLKRRAIRELEEAIAVLERYQPVDAEGVVVHDSEGPKRPDGTPLEHP